The Alphaproteobacteria bacterium genome contains a region encoding:
- a CDS encoding MBL fold metallo-hydrolase, protein MTQDVTLSRRRLFQGGAVLAGLAAAPAFAKGPMLGAQAPYFYRFKLGNAEATIVSDGPLPLGDPHKNFLGLSPAEMDKQLADNFLPLDNALLEQNILVLNTGDRMVLFDTGMGGLKIFGPTTGKMMATLKQAGIDPKDIDAVVMSHAHIDHCGGCMADDGTRNFPNAQYYISQADYDYWTDAQKVGPDLKVFYETATKNLPPNKDRMVFIKDGQEFLPGIQAISAPGHTVGHTIFMISSGGKQLAYIGDLTHHPVLLMEKPLTEFAYDTDPKQSAQSRVKMLNMLAANRIPILAYHFAWPGIGHVAKQGDGFRYYPEGLNMAL, encoded by the coding sequence ATGACCCAGGACGTGACGCTGTCACGCCGCCGACTGTTTCAGGGCGGCGCTGTTCTCGCGGGGCTCGCTGCTGCTCCCGCATTCGCAAAAGGGCCGATGCTCGGCGCGCAGGCCCCCTATTTCTATCGCTTCAAGCTCGGCAACGCGGAAGCCACGATCGTCTCGGACGGGCCGCTGCCGCTCGGCGACCCGCACAAGAATTTCCTCGGCCTTAGTCCGGCCGAGATGGACAAGCAGCTCGCCGACAACTTCCTGCCGCTCGACAACGCCCTGCTTGAGCAGAACATTCTGGTGCTCAACACGGGCGACCGCATGGTGCTGTTCGACACCGGCATGGGCGGCCTGAAGATCTTCGGACCCACCACCGGCAAGATGATGGCGACGCTGAAGCAGGCGGGCATCGATCCAAAAGACATCGACGCGGTGGTGATGAGCCACGCGCACATCGATCACTGCGGCGGCTGCATGGCGGACGACGGCACGCGCAACTTCCCGAATGCGCAGTACTACATCAGCCAGGCGGACTACGATTACTGGACCGATGCGCAAAAAGTAGGGCCCGATCTCAAGGTCTTCTACGAGACCGCGACCAAGAACCTGCCACCGAACAAAGACCGCATGGTGTTCATCAAGGACGGACAGGAGTTCCTGCCCGGCATCCAGGCGATCTCGGCGCCGGGCCATACCGTCGGGCACACGATCTTCATGATCTCGTCCGGCGGCAAGCAGCTCGCCTACATCGGCGACCTGACGCACCACCCGGTGCTGCTGATGGAGAAGCCGCTCACCGAGTTCGCCTACGACACCGACCCCAAGCAGTCAGCGCAGAGTCGCGTAAAGATGCTCAACATGCTGGCAGCGAACCGCATCCCGATCCTCGCCTATCACTTCGCCTGGCCGGGTATCGGCCATGTGGCGAAGCAGGGCGACGGCTTCCGCTACTATCCGGAAGGGTTGAACATGGCGTTGTAG
- a CDS encoding PilZ domain-containing protein: MSSNRRKSVRRAIGYGAAIVAPDGAWTRKCRVVDISESGAKLALEEPGELPKAFVLMLSERGGPKRRCHVVWETGEQLGVEFERPKKAGAAA, from the coding sequence ATGTCATCCAATCGCAGAAAATCCGTTCGTCGCGCGATCGGCTACGGAGCAGCCATTGTCGCACCCGACGGCGCGTGGACGCGTAAGTGTCGCGTGGTCGATATTTCAGAGAGCGGCGCAAAGCTCGCGCTCGAAGAGCCCGGCGAACTTCCCAAGGCTTTCGTGCTCATGCTGTCCGAGCGGGGTGGCCCGAAGCGGCGCTGCCACGTGGTGTGGGAAACGGGCGAGCAGCTGGGCGTTGAGTTCGAGCGTCCGAAGAAGGCCGGCGCCGCCGCCTAG
- a CDS encoding ATP F0F1 synthase subunit B (Produces ATP from ADP in the presence of a proton gradient across the membrane. Subunit B is part of the membrane proton channel.) has translation MQFFAEPETWVAVAFLIFVGILVYVGVPKMLTDALDARGKRVQAELDEARRLREEAQKLLGEYQAKRREADAEAAALIEGAKAEAARIAEESKARMQEFVARRTKMAETKIAQAEAQAVADVRAAAAEAAVTAAEKILSDTVKGKVADDLIGRGIADVKTKLN, from the coding sequence ATGCAATTTTTCGCTGAGCCCGAAACCTGGGTCGCCGTCGCCTTCCTGATCTTCGTCGGCATCCTCGTCTATGTCGGCGTCCCGAAGATGTTGACCGATGCGCTCGACGCGCGCGGCAAGCGCGTGCAGGCAGAACTCGACGAAGCGCGCCGGCTGAGGGAAGAAGCCCAGAAGCTTCTTGGCGAATACCAGGCGAAGCGGCGCGAGGCCGACGCAGAGGCCGCCGCGCTCATCGAGGGCGCGAAAGCGGAGGCCGCGCGGATTGCCGAGGAGTCCAAGGCGCGGATGCAGGAATTCGTCGCGCGCCGGACCAAGATGGCGGAGACGAAGATCGCGCAGGCCGAGGCGCAGGCGGTTGCCGATGTGCGCGCGGCGGCTGCCGAGGCGGCGGTCACGGCCGCGGAGAAGATCCTGTCGGATACCGTGAAGGGCAAGGTTGCCGACGACCTGATCGGCCGCGGCATCGCCGACGTGAAGACGAAGCTGAACTAG
- a CDS encoding F0F1 ATP synthase subunit B': MAEQKATGAHTEQPGGHTSVFPPFDKTTFASQIVWLVIFFVALYLVIARIAVPRIGGILEQRTKRIEDDFAEAQRDKEESEAALAAYEKALADARGRAQAIGTEIREKVHAEAEENRKALEAKLNAQLAEAEKAIASTKSAAMTNVRGIAVDAASAIVERLTGAAPAAPAVAAAVDDALKR, from the coding sequence ATGGCTGAGCAGAAAGCAACGGGCGCCCATACCGAACAGCCGGGCGGGCACACGAGCGTTTTCCCGCCGTTTGACAAGACGACGTTCGCCTCGCAGATCGTCTGGCTCGTCATCTTCTTCGTCGCGCTCTATCTGGTGATCGCGCGCATCGCGGTGCCGCGGATCGGCGGGATCCTCGAGCAGCGGACGAAGCGGATCGAGGACGACTTCGCCGAGGCGCAGCGTGACAAGGAGGAATCCGAGGCTGCGCTTGCCGCATACGAAAAGGCGCTCGCCGACGCGCGCGGCCGTGCCCAGGCGATCGGCACGGAAATCCGCGAGAAGGTCCACGCCGAGGCGGAAGAGAATCGCAAGGCGCTGGAGGCGAAGCTGAACGCGCAACTTGCCGAGGCCGAGAAGGCGATTGCCTCGACCAAGAGCGCCGCGATGACGAATGTCCGCGGTATCGCGGTCGACGCGGCAAGCGCCATTGTGGAGCGGCTGACCGGCGCGGCGCCGGCGGCCCCAGCGGTCGCGGCCGCCGTCGACGACGCGCTCAAGCGCTAG
- a CDS encoding F0F1 ATP synthase subunit C, with translation MDPVAAKYIGAGIACIGMGGAGVGVGAIFGHYLAAALRNPSAAQGQFGNLIFGFAVTEAMGIFSLLIALLLLFAL, from the coding sequence ATGGATCCAGTCGCCGCGAAGTACATTGGCGCGGGCATTGCATGCATCGGCATGGGTGGCGCGGGCGTCGGTGTCGGCGCGATCTTCGGCCACTACCTCGCCGCAGCGCTGCGCAACCCGTCGGCCGCTCAAGGCCAGTTCGGCAACCTGATCTTCGGGTTCGCGGTGACCGAGGCGATGGGCATCTTCTCGCTGCTGATCGCGCTCCTGCTCCTGTTCGCGCTGTAA
- a CDS encoding F0F1 ATP synthase subunit A: MAADPIHQFQINKIFTVGHIGGQEIAFTNSSLYMLIVVGITATLLIGMTSSRSLVPGRLQSLAELSYEFIATTIRSTAGSEGMKFFPLVFTIFMFVMVANMIGLIPYAFTVTSHIIITVSLALLVFITVVVYGFWKNGLRFLKLFVPGGIPILILPLVVFIEVFSFLLRPVSHSIRLFANMLAGHIALKVFAGFIPLLAAGLGVIGWVGGTLPLGMVIALTALELLVAFLQAYVFTILTCIYLNDAIHPGH; the protein is encoded by the coding sequence ATGGCCGCCGATCCAATCCATCAATTCCAGATCAACAAGATCTTTACGGTCGGTCACATCGGCGGGCAGGAGATCGCCTTCACGAACTCCTCGCTCTACATGCTGATCGTGGTCGGCATCACGGCGACGCTGCTGATCGGCATGACGTCGTCGCGCAGCCTCGTCCCCGGCCGACTGCAATCGCTCGCCGAACTGTCCTACGAATTCATCGCCACCACAATACGAAGTACCGCGGGCAGCGAGGGGATGAAGTTCTTCCCGCTCGTGTTCACGATCTTCATGTTCGTCATGGTCGCGAACATGATTGGGCTGATCCCCTATGCGTTCACGGTGACCAGCCACATCATCATCACGGTTTCGCTGGCGCTGCTCGTGTTCATCACGGTGGTGGTCTACGGCTTCTGGAAGAACGGGTTGAGATTCCTGAAGCTGTTCGTACCGGGCGGCATCCCGATCCTCATCCTGCCGCTGGTCGTGTTCATCGAAGTCTTCTCGTTCCTGCTGCGGCCGGTATCGCACAGCATCCGCCTGTTCGCGAACATGCTCGCGGGCCACATCGCGCTGAAGGTTTTCGCTGGATTCATCCCGCTGCTGGCCGCGGGTCTCGGCGTGATCGGCTGGGTCGGCGGAACGCTGCCGCTCGGCATGGTAATCGCGCTCACTGCGCTCGAGCTTCTGGTCGCGTTCCTGCAAGCCTACGTGTTCACAATCCTCACCTGCATCTATCTCAACGATGCAATTCATCCGGGCCACTAA
- a CDS encoding AtpZ/AtpI family protein produces MSDNSRDAERETPPEEAALSARLKRLGERLEQSHASRSSDGSASRPATDYSGFARGFRLSSELVAGVLVGAGLGWLIDKGLGTLPWGLFVFALLGFAAGVWNVMRQAGVVSGGVPDSTIERRGN; encoded by the coding sequence ATGTCCGACAACTCGCGTGACGCGGAACGGGAAACACCACCTGAGGAAGCCGCTCTCTCCGCGAGGCTCAAGCGTCTCGGCGAACGGCTCGAACAATCGCACGCGAGCCGCTCATCCGATGGGTCCGCATCCCGGCCGGCGACCGATTACTCGGGGTTCGCGCGCGGGTTCCGGCTCTCCTCCGAGCTCGTCGCGGGTGTGCTGGTCGGGGCAGGTCTCGGCTGGCTCATCGACAAGGGGCTCGGGACCTTGCCCTGGGGATTGTTCGTGTTCGCGCTGCTCGGCTTTGCCGCCGGAGTGTGGAACGTGATGCGGCAGGCGGGCGTGGTGTCCGGGGGCGTTCCGGATTCGACGATCGAACGCCGCGGAAATTAA
- a CDS encoding alpha/beta hydrolase — translation MSALTIDPALLDPGATPAETRALNAEIVRRLDAEPVGLAIPEIRARRLKGLGAFPLVPKSPRAETISIEGPAGRLELRVIAPKAPRGVFLHIHGGGWSIGTNDQFDPVLTRLADECGLACVPLDYRLAPEHPYPAGPDDCEAAALWLVREGAKRFGTTRFSIGGESAGAHLSAVTLLRLRDRHKLAPFSAAILNYGCYDLGMTPSARRWGNEKLVLNTPAIVAFSKCFLPAGTDTSDPDVSPLYADLRDMPAALFSVGTRDALLDDSLFMAPRWLAAGNVAELALYPGACHGFVSIDFPQRTQAVTRIVDFLKRYAI, via the coding sequence ATGTCAGCTCTCACCATCGATCCCGCACTGCTCGATCCCGGCGCCACGCCAGCCGAAACCAGAGCGCTCAACGCAGAGATCGTGCGCCGGCTCGATGCCGAGCCCGTGGGGCTCGCCATCCCGGAGATCCGCGCACGGCGCCTCAAAGGACTCGGCGCATTTCCGCTCGTGCCGAAATCGCCGCGCGCCGAGACGATCAGCATCGAGGGGCCGGCCGGAAGGCTCGAGCTGCGCGTGATCGCGCCGAAAGCGCCGCGCGGCGTATTCCTTCATATCCACGGCGGCGGCTGGTCGATCGGGACGAACGACCAGTTCGATCCGGTGCTCACGCGCCTGGCCGACGAGTGCGGCCTCGCCTGCGTGCCGCTCGACTACCGGCTCGCGCCGGAGCACCCCTACCCCGCCGGTCCGGACGATTGCGAGGCGGCGGCGCTCTGGCTGGTGCGCGAGGGCGCCAAGCGCTTCGGTACCACGCGCTTTTCGATCGGCGGGGAATCGGCCGGCGCGCATCTTTCGGCCGTGACGCTTTTACGGCTGCGCGACCGGCACAAGCTCGCGCCTTTCAGCGCCGCGATCCTCAATTATGGCTGTTACGATCTCGGCATGACGCCGAGTGCGCGGCGTTGGGGCAATGAAAAGCTCGTGCTCAACACGCCCGCGATCGTGGCTTTCAGCAAATGCTTCCTGCCGGCGGGCACCGACACGTCCGATCCGGATGTGTCGCCGCTCTATGCCGACCTGCGCGACATGCCCGCGGCACTCTTTTCGGTCGGCACGCGCGACGCGCTGCTCGACGATTCACTCTTTATGGCGCCGCGCTGGCTCGCGGCCGGCAATGTGGCGGAGCTTGCGCTCTACCCCGGCGCCTGCCACGGCTTCGTGAGCATCGACTTCCCGCAGCGCACGCAAGCCGTGACGCGGATCGTGGATTTTCTGAAGCGCTACGCGATCTAG
- a CDS encoding cation:proton antiporter, giving the protein MRGFLKHRLRTARTGRLAAALTIALLATLLAATPVWCAEGKAGASEGMLIGQIVLLIVVGRLLGESMLRIGQPMVMGQLIAGLLLGPSVLGALWPQAEQFLFPKIPEQKAMLDGLAQFGILLLLLLAGMETELALVRGVRRAAVSASVAGIVLPFACGMLVGHFLPDALLPDPSKRLITSLFLGTALAISSVKIVASVVRDMGFLRRNVGQVILAAAIVDDTIGWIIIAITFGLAGQDSFSWLGVSANVAGTLLFLAFSFTLGRRLVFKIIQFSNDYFRGEGAVIAAILVVMGLFALITQVIGVHTVLGAFVAGILVGESPILTEEIDRQLRGIVAGLFMPVFFGLAGLSADLTVLKDPELALLTVGLIAIASIGKASGAFAGGYFGGLTFRESTALAMGMNARGSTEVIVATIGLSMGMLSQNLFTMIVAMAVITTTAMPPTLRWALARLPMRREEKKRLEREDHERNAFVPNLERILLAVDDGTNGRLASRLAGLLAGSRGMPVTVLDVANGSTSAKKKAKDEEEDREKAGEKEAVRMVAKSVVAAAEEAGAKEKDIPKIDVIVRKHDVAPGEAIATEARRGYDLLMVGIDDIAAKGGGFHDELSKLVSQFEGSIAIVAARGAHEEDELAPIKNVLVPVTGNENARRGAEVAITLAKALGAKASTLSIIGRAARNKAQQRREAQAVTDELKKIASYLETRIDAAVRIEDSADDAILKMIERDEPELLAIGVSRRPGDRLSFGDVADTLLKNAECSLIFIAPQARGAVKSTPKGPEPAAAG; this is encoded by the coding sequence ATGAGGGGCTTTCTCAAGCATCGGCTCAGGACGGCGCGGACAGGGCGTCTCGCGGCCGCGCTAACCATTGCGCTCCTCGCAACGCTTCTGGCCGCGACCCCTGTCTGGTGCGCCGAAGGCAAGGCCGGCGCATCCGAAGGCATGCTGATCGGCCAGATCGTGCTGCTGATCGTGGTCGGGCGGCTGCTCGGCGAGAGCATGCTGCGGATCGGGCAGCCGATGGTGATGGGCCAACTCATCGCGGGCCTTCTGCTCGGCCCCTCGGTGCTCGGCGCGCTCTGGCCGCAGGCGGAGCAGTTTCTGTTTCCGAAGATTCCCGAGCAGAAGGCGATGCTCGACGGCCTCGCGCAGTTCGGAATTCTGCTGCTGCTTCTGCTCGCCGGCATGGAAACCGAGCTTGCGCTGGTCCGCGGCGTGCGCCGCGCGGCGGTCAGCGCGTCGGTCGCCGGCATCGTGCTGCCGTTCGCCTGCGGAATGCTGGTCGGACATTTCCTGCCCGATGCGCTGTTGCCGGATCCCAGCAAGCGGCTGATCACGTCGCTCTTCCTCGGCACCGCGCTTGCGATCTCGTCGGTGAAGATTGTCGCCAGCGTGGTGCGCGACATGGGCTTCCTGCGCCGCAATGTCGGGCAGGTCATCCTGGCGGCCGCGATCGTCGACGACACCATCGGATGGATCATCATCGCGATCACGTTCGGGCTCGCGGGTCAGGACAGCTTCAGCTGGCTCGGCGTCTCGGCAAATGTCGCCGGAACGCTGCTCTTCCTCGCGTTCAGCTTCACACTCGGACGCCGGCTGGTGTTCAAGATCATTCAGTTCAGCAACGATTACTTTCGCGGCGAAGGTGCGGTCATCGCGGCCATTCTGGTGGTGATGGGGCTGTTCGCGCTCATCACCCAGGTGATCGGCGTGCACACCGTGCTCGGCGCGTTCGTCGCCGGCATCCTGGTCGGCGAGTCCCCGATCCTCACCGAGGAGATCGACCGCCAGCTGCGCGGCATCGTGGCGGGACTGTTCATGCCGGTGTTCTTCGGCCTCGCCGGCTTGAGCGCCGACCTGACCGTGCTGAAGGACCCGGAGCTTGCCCTGCTCACGGTCGGGCTCATCGCCATTGCAAGCATCGGCAAGGCCTCCGGCGCGTTTGCGGGCGGTTATTTCGGCGGGCTGACGTTCCGGGAATCCACCGCGCTTGCGATGGGCATGAACGCGCGGGGATCGACCGAGGTCATCGTCGCCACCATCGGCCTGTCGATGGGCATGCTCAGCCAGAACCTGTTCACGATGATCGTCGCGATGGCGGTGATCACGACCACCGCAATGCCGCCCACGCTGCGCTGGGCGCTCGCGCGGCTGCCAATGCGGCGCGAGGAGAAGAAGCGGCTGGAGCGCGAGGACCACGAGCGCAACGCTTTTGTACCGAACCTCGAGCGCATCCTGCTCGCCGTGGATGACGGCACCAATGGGCGCCTCGCCTCGCGCCTCGCAGGCCTGCTTGCGGGCTCGCGCGGCATGCCGGTCACAGTGCTCGACGTCGCGAACGGGAGCACCAGCGCGAAAAAGAAAGCGAAAGACGAAGAGGAGGATCGCGAAAAAGCTGGCGAGAAGGAAGCCGTGCGGATGGTCGCCAAATCTGTCGTCGCAGCGGCCGAGGAAGCCGGCGCGAAAGAGAAGGATATTCCCAAGATCGACGTGATCGTCCGCAAGCACGATGTCGCGCCGGGCGAGGCGATCGCGACCGAAGCGCGGCGCGGCTACGACCTGCTCATGGTCGGCATCGACGACATCGCGGCGAAAGGAGGCGGCTTCCACGACGAGCTTTCGAAGCTGGTGAGCCAGTTCGAAGGCTCGATCGCGATCGTGGCCGCGCGCGGCGCGCATGAGGAGGACGAGCTTGCGCCGATCAAGAATGTCCTGGTCCCGGTGACCGGCAACGAGAACGCACGGCGTGGCGCCGAGGTCGCCATCACGCTCGCCAAGGCGCTCGGCGCGAAGGCCTCGACGCTCTCGATTATCGGGCGCGCCGCAAGGAACAAGGCGCAGCAGCGACGCGAGGCGCAGGCCGTGACCGACGAATTGAAGAAGATTGCGAGCTATCTGGAAACCAGGATCGACGCGGCGGTGCGCATCGAGGACAGCGCGGACGATGCAATCCTTAAAATGATCGAGCGCGATGAGCCCGAGTTGCTCGCGATCGGGGTCAGCCGTCGGCCCGGCGACCGGCTCTCGTTCGGCGATGTCGCCGACACGCTACTCAAGAACGCAGAGTGCTCGTTGATATTCATCGCGCCGCAGGCGCGCGGCGCGGTCAAATCTACTCCCAAGGGGCCGGAGCCGGCCGCGGCCGGGTAA
- a CDS encoding S1/P1 nuclease, whose protein sequence is MILSQHLAWGMIMKALCIAAVLALTPLHQAWAWGQEGHSIVAEIAQRRLSPAAADAVNRLLEKASMASIASWADDVRTSRKKTNNWHFADIPIAEDKFDRTRDCKPDPDNGDCIVAELERLRNDLRCAATDDTKKEALQFAVHFVGDIHQPLHTVDEQGGGNGIDVLIFMRGRTSDKGKLALESSNLHTVWDELLISRLEWAWGSFVTRLERGWLKSSDAAKPGIDGGMPTAWVEETHKKAQEIWAMTPANHILDDDYLTKATPIVERQLGVAGLRLARFLNEAYGSDQCPVPALP, encoded by the coding sequence ATGATCCTCTCGCAGCATTTGGCATGGGGGATGATCATGAAGGCGCTTTGCATCGCGGCCGTTCTGGCACTCACGCCGCTGCATCAGGCATGGGCCTGGGGCCAGGAGGGCCATTCCATCGTCGCGGAGATCGCGCAGCGCAGGCTGAGCCCGGCCGCCGCCGACGCCGTGAACCGTCTTCTCGAAAAAGCGTCGATGGCTTCGATCGCAAGCTGGGCCGACGATGTCCGCACCTCGCGAAAGAAAACGAACAACTGGCACTTCGCGGATATTCCGATCGCCGAAGACAAATTCGATCGCACGCGGGATTGCAAGCCGGACCCCGATAACGGCGATTGCATCGTGGCCGAGCTGGAGCGGCTGCGAAACGACCTGCGCTGCGCCGCCACCGACGACACGAAAAAGGAGGCTCTGCAATTCGCGGTGCATTTTGTCGGCGATATTCATCAGCCCCTGCATACGGTGGACGAGCAAGGCGGCGGCAACGGCATCGATGTTCTGATTTTCATGCGTGGACGCACAAGCGACAAAGGAAAGCTCGCTCTGGAATCGAGCAACCTGCACACCGTTTGGGACGAGTTGCTGATCTCCAGGCTGGAATGGGCGTGGGGCTCGTTCGTGACAAGACTGGAGCGCGGCTGGCTGAAAAGCAGCGATGCGGCGAAGCCCGGCATCGACGGCGGAATGCCGACGGCGTGGGTGGAGGAAACGCACAAGAAGGCTCAGGAGATCTGGGCGATGACCCCGGCCAATCATATTCTCGACGACGACTATCTCACCAAGGCTACCCCCATCGTCGAGCGTCAACTCGGCGTGGCGGGCCTGCGGCTCGCGCGATTTCTGAATGAGGCTTACGGCTCGGATCAGTGCCCCGTCCCCGCCTTGCCGTAG
- a CDS encoding alanine racemase: MPTLVSELDTPAVVIDLDIVEANIRRAQDILASHGLANRPHIKTHKIPALAKKQIEAGAVGITCQKLGEVEVMADAGAADDILLTYNVLGDAKTERLAALIRRLKRMAVVLDNEVVARGLSEAGRRHGVDIRFLIECDTGFGRNGVQSPQAALDLAREAMRLPNMQFEGLMTFPTAKPEQRLWLERALQLLNGAGIAVPVVSGGGSPQLKGCGDFPMLTEYRAGTYIYNDVMQVTAGAVTWDDCAMTVRATVVSRPTEDRAVLDAGSKVMTYEQYYAKGFGRIVEYPDAQVTGFSEEHGIVDLSACTRKPKVGEVVSIIPNHCCVVTNMMDEVYAARNGKVEAVYPVAARGKVR; the protein is encoded by the coding sequence ATGCCAACGTTGGTCTCAGAGCTGGATACACCCGCGGTTGTCATCGACCTCGATATCGTCGAGGCCAACATCCGCCGTGCGCAGGACATTCTCGCCAGCCACGGGCTTGCCAACCGCCCGCACATCAAGACCCACAAGATCCCGGCGCTTGCGAAAAAGCAGATCGAGGCCGGCGCGGTCGGCATCACCTGCCAGAAGCTCGGCGAGGTCGAGGTGATGGCGGACGCGGGCGCCGCCGACGACATCCTGCTCACCTACAACGTGCTGGGCGATGCCAAGACCGAGCGGCTCGCCGCGCTGATCCGGCGGCTCAAGCGCATGGCGGTCGTACTCGACAACGAGGTCGTGGCGCGCGGGCTCTCGGAGGCCGGGCGGCGTCACGGGGTCGATATCCGGTTCCTGATCGAATGCGACACCGGCTTCGGGCGTAACGGCGTGCAGAGCCCGCAAGCGGCGCTCGATCTCGCGCGCGAGGCGATGCGCCTTCCAAATATGCAGTTCGAAGGGCTGATGACCTTCCCGACCGCCAAGCCGGAGCAGCGGCTGTGGCTCGAACGCGCTCTGCAACTACTCAACGGCGCGGGCATTGCGGTGCCGGTCGTCTCGGGCGGCGGCTCGCCCCAACTCAAAGGCTGCGGCGACTTTCCGATGCTGACCGAATATCGCGCCGGCACCTACATCTACAACGACGTGATGCAGGTGACGGCAGGCGCCGTGACCTGGGACGACTGCGCCATGACGGTGCGCGCGACCGTGGTGAGCCGCCCGACCGAGGACCGCGCCGTCCTCGACGCTGGTTCGAAGGTGATGACCTATGAGCAATATTACGCGAAGGGCTTTGGCCGCATCGTCGAATATCCCGACGCGCAGGTGACCGGCTTTTCCGAAGAGCACGGCATCGTGGACCTCTCGGCCTGCACCCGAAAACCCAAGGTCGGCGAGGTCGTCAGCATTATCCCGAACCACTGCTGCGTCGTCACCAACATGATGGACGAGGTCTACGCGGCGCGGAACGGCAAGGTCGAAGCCGTCTACCCGGTCGCCGCGCGCGGCAAGGTGCGATAA
- a CDS encoding TRAP transporter substrate-binding protein: MALSRRTVIAGMGAAIAAPHVARAQDVKHYRFAYDQPKPTGYGILGDIFANKLKELSKGTMLIDQYPGAQLGQEPQVLQLVKSGDIEFCISSSANAATLSPQAGVMSLHFLFNSEAHLIKCMADPKLAEACKTMVQETVQGAKVIAISTLGLRNMYSKREIKKIEDIKGLKVRVQATATEDTMFPAYGAQTVHMPFGSVYTSLQTGVVDVAENGVNVYLANKHYEVAPVLSMTEHEANNSFVWVADKTFNALTPEQQKWVLAAADEVNKTQPAKAIALEHESAAKLKSIGVKIVADVDKSGFQKVADPYLNKMSSDLGPHAVKIKDIIRGITVS, translated from the coding sequence ATGGCACTCAGCAGACGAACAGTCATCGCCGGAATGGGCGCGGCGATCGCGGCGCCGCATGTCGCGCGCGCGCAGGACGTGAAGCACTATCGCTTTGCCTACGACCAGCCGAAGCCGACCGGTTACGGCATCCTCGGCGATATCTTTGCCAACAAGCTGAAAGAGCTCTCCAAGGGCACGATGCTGATCGATCAGTATCCGGGCGCCCAGCTCGGGCAGGAGCCGCAAGTCCTTCAGCTGGTGAAGTCGGGCGACATCGAGTTCTGCATTTCCTCGTCGGCCAATGCCGCGACGCTCTCGCCGCAGGCCGGCGTGATGTCGCTGCACTTCCTGTTCAACTCGGAAGCGCACCTGATCAAGTGCATGGCCGACCCCAAGCTCGCCGAAGCCTGCAAGACCATGGTTCAGGAAACCGTGCAGGGTGCCAAGGTCATCGCGATCTCGACCCTCGGCCTGCGCAACATGTACTCCAAGCGCGAGATCAAGAAGATCGAGGACATCAAGGGGCTGAAGGTACGCGTGCAGGCGACCGCGACCGAGGACACGATGTTTCCGGCCTACGGTGCGCAGACGGTGCACATGCCGTTCGGCAGCGTCTACACCTCGCTGCAGACCGGCGTCGTCGATGTCGCGGAAAACGGCGTCAACGTCTACCTCGCCAACAAGCACTACGAAGTCGCGCCGGTGCTCTCGATGACCGAGCACGAGGCGAACAACAGTTTCGTGTGGGTCGCCGACAAGACCTTCAACGCGCTTACGCCCGAGCAGCAGAAGTGGGTGCTGGCGGCGGCCGACGAGGTGAACAAGACCCAGCCCGCCAAGGCGATCGCGCTGGAGCACGAGTCCGCCGCCAAGCTGAAATCGATCGGCGTCAAGATCGTCGCCGACGTCGACAAGTCCGGCTTCCAGAAGGTCGCCGACCCCTATCTCAACAAGATGTCCTCCGACCTCGGGCCGCATGCGGTGAAGATCAAGGACATCATTCGCGGCATCACCGTCAGCTAG
- a CDS encoding TRAP transporter small permease subunit, which translates to MTLGERLVLRRQRHLKWRWLDPLETVLMLLCGILLFGFCTTVIFDIVTREIGRPWLWLQEVTSTFFIYAIFVGTAVATRRNDHLYLTAIADSLHGTPRIVVEVTTRTVVLAVALCFIYFGYLNFLRGFSSFRMPSMTPIASLYAAIPLCGILIVVFTIEQLVNGLRNGFEHDEPPDEPVHVTPIDTAVPGPGGRP; encoded by the coding sequence ATGACCCTCGGCGAGAGGCTTGTGCTCAGGCGGCAGCGTCACCTCAAGTGGCGCTGGCTCGATCCGCTCGAAACCGTGCTGATGCTGCTTTGCGGCATCCTGCTGTTCGGCTTCTGCACCACGGTCATCTTCGACATCGTCACACGCGAGATCGGCCGGCCGTGGCTCTGGCTCCAGGAGGTGACGTCGACCTTCTTCATCTATGCGATCTTCGTCGGCACCGCGGTCGCGACGCGCCGCAACGATCACCTCTATCTGACCGCGATCGCCGACTCGCTGCACGGCACCCCGCGCATCGTGGTGGAGGTTACGACGCGCACCGTCGTGCTCGCGGTCGCGCTTTGCTTCATCTATTTCGGCTACCTGAATTTCCTGCGCGGATTTTCCTCATTCCGCATGCCGTCGATGACGCCGATCGCCTCGCTCTACGCGGCGATCCCGCTCTGCGGCATCCTGATTGTCGTGTTCACGATCGAGCAACTGGTCAACGGCCTGCGCAATGGCTTCGAGCATGACGAGCCGCCGGATGAGCCGGTGCACGTCACGCCGATCGACACGGCCGTCCCGGGACCGGGAGGCCGGCCGTGA